The Ignisphaera sp. genome has a window encoding:
- a CDS encoding site-2 protease family protein, translated as MEAILYIMLAWIIIFTILPIFFGDKEVRLASAKAKLVLGGFLLYIGKEVKSSKKMSVIKPIRIAVILSMLVGMALFYIFFVPIFIGMIRDFIMFSAGVSNNPPQPVAVPVPILFTFTSILKYLVVSIAIGAAFHELAHAITALREGVDIRSWGIGIAFLIPLAFVELDDDSFKSASSLTKALIASAGPLANAIIALMGIALIALLPFTGISFSQAVTVTSIDCSICSNVVCPAEKIGLRGGDILYSINGSLIRSVDDVGNVLKRLKVGENVTFTICRNGICKNVSAVIDTYNKKLGNNTPCIGVSMENNLVVLKGGAPYNNPMLVDILNYINFVVMVNLSLYVFNAIPLFITDGSVFLSSIIPNTTMLRIVVDKRLLDIVNIIVIAIAAGISTYILLSG; from the coding sequence TTTCTTTGGGGATAAAGAGGTTAGACTAGCGTCGGCAAAAGCCAAGCTTGTTCTCGGAGGCTTTTTGCTTTACATCGGAAAAGAAGTTAAGTCGAGCAAAAAGATGTCAGTCATAAAACCAATAAGAATTGCTGTAATTTTATCGATGCTTGTAGGCATGGCTCTATTCTATATATTTTTTGTCCCAATATTTATTGGAATGATTAGAGACTTTATCATGTTTTCAGCAGGAGTCTCAAACAATCCTCCACAACCTGTTGCAGTTCCTGTCCCAATATTATTCACATTCACATCAATACTAAAATACCTAGTGGTATCTATAGCAATTGGGGCTGCATTCCACGAGCTTGCTCATGCAATTACTGCTCTGAGAGAAGGTGTCGATATTAGGAGCTGGGGAATTGGAATAGCCTTTTTAATACCGTTGGCTTTCGTTGAACTAGACGACGACTCCTTTAAGAGCGCATCGTCGTTGACAAAAGCGTTGATAGCCTCGGCAGGCCCGCTAGCAAATGCCATAATAGCTTTGATGGGCATAGCATTAATAGCATTATTGCCATTTACCGGCATCTCATTTTCTCAAGCTGTTACTGTTACATCAATTGATTGTAGTATATGTAGCAATGTGGTGTGTCCAGCAGAAAAAATTGGTCTTAGAGGAGGTGATATACTCTACTCTATTAATGGCTCATTAATAAGAAGTGTCGATGATGTTGGCAATGTTCTAAAGAGGCTTAAGGTCGGAGAGAATGTAACATTTACTATATGTAGAAATGGCATCTGCAAAAATGTTTCAGCGGTTATAGATACATATAACAAGAAGCTTGGCAATAATACACCATGTATAGGCGTGTCAATGGAGAATAACTTGGTGGTGCTGAAAGGTGGAGCTCCCTATAACAATCCAATGCTAGTTGATATTCTAAATTACATTAATTTTGTGGTAATGGTTAATCTAAGCCTCTATGTGTTCAATGCAATACCACTTTTCATTACAGATGGCTCTGTGTTTCTATCATCCATCATACCGAATACAACTATGCTAAGGATTGTTGTGGACAAGAGGCTTCTAGACATTGTAAATATCATTGTGATTGCCATTGCAGCTGGAATATCAACTTACATTCTGTTAAGTGGTTGA
- the rimI gene encoding ribosomal protein S18-alanine N-acetyltransferase encodes MIVIRRAERNDIESIYELEKKCFKDPYPEIVLRMLYELYPELFFVAEENDTKTIVGYVSGMIRIDGFGHIVSICVDQRYRGRGIGRKLMETIENAMRTLFSVCRYRLEVRVSNTNAINLYKSLGYRIEAILKKYYLDGEDGYLMIKNSC; translated from the coding sequence ATGATAGTGATTAGAAGGGCTGAGAGGAATGATATAGAAAGCATTTACGAATTAGAGAAAAAATGTTTTAAAGATCCATATCCAGAAATTGTTCTAAGAATGCTCTATGAGCTTTATCCAGAGCTGTTTTTTGTAGCTGAAGAGAACGATACAAAAACTATAGTAGGGTATGTATCAGGTATGATAAGAATTGATGGGTTTGGTCACATAGTCTCGATATGCGTTGACCAGAGATATAGGGGGAGAGGTATTGGAAGGAAATTGATGGAAACAATAGAGAATGCTATGCGTACATTATTCAGCGTATGCAGATATCGGCTAGAGGTTAGGGTCAGCAACACAAATGCAATAAATCTTTATAAATCTCTTGGATATAGAATAGAAGCAATCTTGAAGAAGTATTATCTTGATGGCGAGGATGGTTATCTAATGATAAAAAACTCTTGCTAG
- a CDS encoding iron-containing alcohol dehydrogenase, which yields MVFTLRYASTTLHFGVNALENAKDFISKHEKVVIAAGKTSARVSGALGDVEKILKEFGTNYVIYDNISANPWASQVEELAKMIWNEGADLVIAIGGGSPIDAAKMASVIALSGGSVKEYAEGVRKPKRSVPLLAINLTHGTGTEIDRYAVITLDDTKEKHGLSPKYPEVSIDDPRYTLTLDKRQTMYTALDAFYHVYESATSKVRSLLIETLAKEATMLISENLPKLVNDLRNIELREKLLYASMIAGIAIDSGSTHIIHAIEHALSGLQPKLAHACGLALLGPRSAFYTHKAVPEYSAIILKILDPTIKPIAEDAEKAQKAIERFQQGIGFNERLSDYGFTERDIEKIIEYTLTRLNYMHNNSPFPLTADIIKDIMKSAL from the coding sequence ATGGTTTTTACACTGAGATATGCCTCAACAACACTGCATTTCGGGGTTAATGCGTTAGAAAATGCAAAAGATTTTATATCTAAACATGAGAAAGTTGTTATAGCAGCTGGAAAAACATCAGCGAGAGTCAGCGGAGCTCTGGGGGATGTTGAAAAGATTTTGAAGGAATTTGGGACAAACTATGTGATCTACGACAATATATCTGCAAATCCGTGGGCGAGCCAGGTGGAGGAACTAGCGAAGATGATATGGAACGAGGGTGCAGATCTCGTTATAGCAATTGGCGGAGGCAGCCCTATCGATGCAGCAAAGATGGCATCTGTAATAGCGTTGAGTGGTGGAAGTGTTAAGGAGTATGCGGAAGGTGTTAGAAAGCCCAAGAGAAGTGTTCCACTTCTTGCGATAAACCTTACTCACGGTACTGGAACAGAAATTGATAGATATGCTGTGATCACTCTTGACGATACTAAGGAGAAACATGGGCTAAGCCCCAAGTACCCAGAGGTTTCTATAGACGATCCTCGATATACACTCACACTTGATAAGAGACAAACAATGTACACAGCGCTAGATGCATTTTACCATGTTTACGAATCTGCAACCTCAAAAGTTAGGAGCCTGCTCATAGAAACTCTTGCAAAAGAGGCTACAATGCTAATATCAGAAAATCTTCCAAAGCTTGTTAACGATTTAAGAAATATTGAGTTGAGAGAGAAGCTGTTGTATGCCTCAATGATAGCTGGAATAGCGATAGACTCTGGATCAACACATATAATACATGCAATCGAACATGCTCTCAGCGGTTTACAGCCAAAATTAGCACATGCTTGCGGCCTTGCATTACTTGGGCCTAGATCAGCTTTCTACACACATAAAGCGGTTCCAGAGTACTCTGCTATCATACTGAAAATCCTAGATCCAACAATAAAGCCGATAGCTGAAGATGCTGAAAAGGCTCAAAAAGCTATCGAGAGATTCCAGCAAGGGATAGGATTCAATGAGAGGCTAAGTGACTACGGTTTTACAGAGAGAGATATAGAGAAGATAATTGAATATACATTAACAAGACTCAACTATATGCATAACAACTCTCCATTTCCGCTAACAGCCGATATAATAAAAGACATAATGAAATCAGCCCTATAA
- the amrS gene encoding AmmeMemoRadiSam system radical SAM enzyme, which yields MPKEAMLYRVIDSSKKIVECTACPRRCKLRDGQYGFCGIRWNFDGKLYLASHGLAIAVAIDPIEKKPLYHFNPGSMVFSLSTTGCSWACSFCQNWDISQRRVIAGWRLPPELAVELALSYGAQGITYTYNEPVVFIEYAYDIGILAKKQGLFNTMVTNGYMTDNTIDLVSRFIDATTVDLKGNGDKEFARKFSLVPDIESVFNAMAELKRKGVFIEVTDLVVPKYGDNIEMAKKLARWIVENLGPETPVHFLRFHPDYKLLDVPSTPLTTLERHAQVAKDEGLKYIYLGNVPGHKLESTYCPNCGRMLIRRFGFDILEVNLTQDMRCPFCGYKINVTGKVHPTYKLDRFVYIPLENFTEFVHVKHDQVRKFVLENASK from the coding sequence ATGCCCAAGGAGGCTATGCTTTATAGGGTTATTGATTCCTCAAAAAAGATTGTAGAGTGCACAGCTTGTCCAAGAAGATGCAAGTTGAGGGATGGCCAGTATGGATTTTGTGGCATTAGATGGAATTTTGATGGAAAGCTTTACCTGGCATCTCATGGCCTTGCTATAGCTGTTGCTATCGACCCTATAGAGAAAAAACCACTTTACCATTTCAATCCAGGTTCAATGGTGTTCTCCCTATCCACAACAGGGTGTAGCTGGGCTTGCAGTTTTTGTCAAAACTGGGATATTAGTCAGAGAAGAGTTATAGCTGGTTGGAGGCTTCCACCAGAGCTTGCAGTTGAGCTGGCCCTTAGCTATGGTGCCCAGGGTATTACCTATACATACAATGAACCTGTAGTCTTCATAGAGTACGCCTATGACATAGGAATCTTGGCTAAGAAGCAAGGACTGTTTAACACTATGGTGACAAATGGTTATATGACTGATAATACTATAGACCTAGTCTCAAGGTTTATTGATGCTACAACAGTCGATTTAAAGGGTAATGGCGATAAAGAATTTGCAAGAAAGTTTAGCCTCGTTCCTGATATAGAGTCTGTTTTCAATGCTATGGCTGAGCTAAAGAGAAAGGGAGTATTCATAGAGGTCACAGATCTTGTTGTACCAAAATATGGAGACAATATTGAAATGGCTAAAAAATTGGCTAGATGGATTGTAGAGAACCTTGGCCCTGAAACCCCTGTACATTTCCTCAGGTTCCATCCAGATTACAAGCTTTTGGACGTGCCATCCACACCTCTTACAACACTCGAGAGACACGCTCAAGTAGCAAAAGATGAGGGTCTGAAATATATTTATCTAGGCAATGTGCCAGGGCACAAACTGGAAAGCACTTATTGTCCAAATTGTGGAAGGATGTTGATAAGAAGATTTGGTTTCGATATTTTAGAGGTTAATCTGACACAGGATATGAGGTGTCCATTTTGTGGATATAAAATCAATGTAACTGGGAAGGTGCATCCAACCTATAAACTGGATAGATTTGTTTATATACCACTTGAAAACTTTACAGAGTTTGTACATGTCAAACATGATCAGGTTAGAAAGTTTGTGCTAGAGAATGCATCAAAATAA
- a CDS encoding TatD family hydrolase — MIGQEELSIPFVDSHIHLHEYDKDVEDLCKDSYVFLAVSDDMGSSVKTIEVARRCQNVVPAIGYHPWNIKNFANVDMEFFEDIAKKNNVRFFGEIGLDKRFVFNTFDIQYQLFIRFVDIAQRNNMGLSIHAPDAWREALEVVKKSNIKVAIFHWYTGPIELLKEIVDNGYYIGINVAAKIQKKHLDIIRNVPLENIVTESDGPYRYRGLLLGPNMIPELISIIASIKNIDAEIVKEVIWKNFRRILREVGIPI; from the coding sequence ATGATTGGCCAAGAAGAGCTATCCATACCTTTTGTAGATTCTCATATACATTTGCATGAATATGATAAAGATGTTGAAGATCTTTGTAAAGACAGCTACGTATTCCTGGCCGTTTCAGATGATATGGGAAGCAGTGTGAAAACCATAGAGGTTGCAAGAAGATGCCAAAATGTTGTTCCAGCTATAGGTTACCATCCATGGAATATAAAAAATTTTGCAAACGTTGATATGGAGTTCTTTGAGGATATAGCAAAGAAAAACAATGTTAGATTCTTTGGCGAAATAGGTTTAGACAAAAGATTTGTTTTCAACACATTTGATATACAATATCAGTTATTCATAAGATTTGTTGATATTGCTCAAAGAAATAACATGGGTTTGTCTATCCATGCACCAGATGCATGGAGAGAGGCCCTAGAGGTTGTAAAGAAAAGCAATATAAAGGTGGCTATATTCCACTGGTATACAGGTCCAATAGAGCTTCTAAAGGAGATTGTTGATAATGGTTATTACATAGGAATTAATGTAGCAGCAAAGATACAGAAGAAACATCTAGATATAATAAGAAATGTACCATTAGAGAATATTGTGACGGAGTCTGATGGACCATATAGATACAGAGGACTGCTACTAGGGCCTAACATGATACCTGAGCTTATCTCTATTATTGCTAGTATTAAGAATATTGATGCAGAGATTGTCAAGGAGGTTATATGGAAAAATTTTCGTAGAATTTTAAGAGAGGTAGGAATACCAATATGA